The Candidatus Pantoea soli genome window below encodes:
- a CDS encoding YodC family protein, translating to MTFAISDEVQHKEGGPTMVVTGYASGMVECRWYDGYSVRREAFHSDELSHVSTAHQLAS from the coding sequence ATGACCTTTGCGATCAGTGACGAAGTTCAGCACAAAGAGGGCGGACCCACTATGGTGGTGACCGGCTATGCCAGCGGAATGGTAGAGTGTCGTTGGTATGATGGCTACAGCGTGCGCCGTGAGGCGTTCCATAGTGACGAGCTCAGTCACGTGTCGACCGCGCATCAACTGGCCAGCTAA
- a CDS encoding DUF808 domain-containing protein, giving the protein MAGTSLLTLLDDIATLLDDISVMGKVAAKKTAGVLGDDLSLNAQQVTGVKANRELPVVWGVAKGSFLNKLILVPLALVISAFAPWLITPLLMLGGAYLCYEGVEKVLHSLNHDKAEKSPEARQQRLDKLAQQDPRQYEKDKVKGAVRTDFILSAEIVAITLGIVSEAPLLNQVLILAGIAILVTIGVYGIVAMIVKIDDLGYWLREKSSGMAQALGSALLAMAPWLMKILTVVGTLAMFLVGGGIIVHGITPLHHAISEYSSGFPGMVSSLLSNGANLVLGFIVGSIVLLVVNLVAKLRGKSV; this is encoded by the coding sequence TTGGCAGGAACCAGTTTACTGACGCTTCTGGATGACATTGCTACGCTGCTTGATGACATTTCCGTCATGGGTAAAGTGGCGGCGAAAAAGACCGCTGGCGTATTAGGCGACGACCTCTCTCTGAATGCCCAGCAGGTGACCGGCGTAAAAGCCAACCGGGAACTGCCGGTGGTCTGGGGCGTGGCAAAAGGCTCTTTTCTCAACAAGCTGATCCTGGTGCCGCTGGCGCTGGTGATTTCAGCCTTTGCGCCGTGGCTGATCACGCCGCTGCTGATGCTGGGCGGCGCCTACCTTTGCTATGAAGGGGTAGAGAAGGTGCTGCACAGCCTGAATCACGATAAGGCGGAAAAAAGCCCGGAAGCGCGCCAGCAGCGGCTGGATAAGCTGGCGCAGCAGGACCCGCGCCAGTATGAAAAAGATAAAGTAAAAGGGGCGGTACGGACGGACTTCATCCTTTCTGCCGAAATCGTCGCCATTACGCTGGGTATTGTGTCAGAAGCCCCTTTACTGAATCAGGTCCTGATCCTCGCCGGCATTGCCATTCTGGTGACGATCGGCGTCTACGGTATTGTGGCGATGATCGTGAAAATTGACGATCTGGGCTACTGGCTGCGGGAAAAATCCTCCGGGATGGCGCAGGCGCTGGGCAGTGCGCTGCTGGCAATGGCCCCCTGGCTGATGAAGATTCTGACGGTAGTGGGCACGCTGGCCATGTTTCTGGTGGGGGGCGGGATTATCGTGCACGGCATTACGCCACTGCATCACGCCATCAGCGAATACAGCAGCGGCTTTCCGGGCATGGTGTCCAGCCTGCTAAGCAACGGTGCCAATCTGGTGCTGGGCTTTATCGTTGGGTCGATCGTGCTGTTGGTGGTAAATCTGGTTGCGAAGCTGCGCGGGAAATCGGTATAA